The sequence CAGACCATGGACATCATGCGCAAACAGGTACCTTCCGCACCTCACACCTCCCGCACCCCACACCTCCCGCACCTCACCCCTGTAACTGTGAGGATGCTTGTGTTTGTTCTGGGTGATATTAACACTCCGATATTCCCACAACAGGGAACAAGAGTTGAGCTCTCTGCTAAAAACCTCAAGGTGATGGACCAGATGCCCCCTGCTGCCCCAAGGTACTACCAAACAACCTTATCATTTCTtatatttaaattatatttaaaagaaTATTAATAAATTTTTACATTGTATTATAATCATTTATAATGatgagttgttgttttttactaTAATTTTTTGTATAATTATTGAGTAATTATATTATAAGTGTTAGCTTATATTAGTTTTTAGCTTCATTTTGATAGTGCTAGAGGAGAGAGTCATGAaatgtagagaggagagagagggggggggggcacctttACAGTCCCTTACATCTGATAGACCTTGTAAAAATGATCACGTAGAAAACGATCTAAGGTCAGTTCTGATGGTGAAGGTTCCTCATTTCCTTCCTCCTCACAGGCTCTTCAAGTTGTGTCTCCCGCCCACGGACGGAGACATGTAGGAGAAGCCTCGCTGTTCCTGGAGCGCTTCTTTAACTTTTTAATGTTGATCAACTCAATCCTCATTGACctgaggtcaaaggtgaaggaggggagggtgaacTGGGGGAAATGGGAGAAGGCTCTCCCCTCTAAAAGACAATAGCAGGAGGGTGTAGTGTTCGGGTGGTCTTAAACAGAGTCTGTCCACGGAAACATTCCATCAGAGAAGCATCAGAAGTCTGGGTGCCAAAGGAGGTTCTCTCCATGTGGCACACAGCTCCACAGTCACCCTAACCACACACTCCCTAGTCCCCCAGCACACAACTGTTGCTGCCTATGGCAGTCTGCCTACCGTGACACTGGTGAAACTAATCTGgtaacccacccccccccccccccctaaaaaaggTAGTGTTGTGTCACAGACCTGGAAACTCATTGAGGAACCCTCAGAGATGCCAGGATCAGAACCAATCTCAGTATTTAGGACCCCATTACAGCTAATGGATACTTCTCCAAGCAGGGCTATATTATTAACTGGattaacccaacttcctgttagTGGTCCCTTATCTCTCTTATCTTGTATTCACTTTGCCTTGGACTGCTATTCGAGAGCTCTCCGTCCTCTCCAGTCAAAGTCTTGTATTTCTTGGGGATTAGAGACGTAAAGGGAATTGATCCCTAAACCTGGTTTTGTTTATGTGATGCAATTTGTAATGGGAGAAAAACTGCATCAAGGAGAACAAGATTGTTAAATGAatagatggagggatgcaggtagggaaagagatggagggacaggGATTGATGGAGAGAtcgatggagggatggatagaaGAATGGACAGTGTGGAGGCTGCCTTTGCCTCCTTGCATGCGGTGAATGTGCAATTACTGTAGGTTTAGTGTGAGTACTGTATTACTGCACAATACTGTATGAAGGACAGCTATTTATTGTATCCGGAAGGAGCATTCTTATTCCTCAGTAATATCAGGTATTAAAGATTTAAAAGCATTCCAGCCTACGTATCATACGGTATTTAATGGACCAGTGGCATGCCGTTTCTCTTTAGATTTTCGTTATGTGAGCAAGTATTAATCTTCAGGGAATGTTGCAGAGAAAGGGGATTATGAGTCAGGGTAAAGCACCCAACCATGAGCTGTTATGTTTACCAACGTGCAGCCAAATCAACAGGATAGCAGTTCACGCGTAATTAATAAGCTTCATCTATTCAGTCTCATGTATGTCTTGCAGAGTTCTCATCACAagttttaattgtatttaatgGCGCTCTAGAAATCTCTGTTTTGAGATTTTAATATTTAGGTATTTAAATGAGCACAATGATTCAttcaatcactcacacacaacacggtATGTGAACGTACTGTAACCTGTATATGGATGGTGTCAGCAAAAGGGATCAGGCAAGGATTCGTAAACAGTAGCATTATTTTATGGAAAactttgttgttttggtgtAAATAAAGTCTGTAACATTGACTGCCAGAGAAAATTGCATTTTGTTTTAAGCCTTTGCGGCAAGAGGGTGATGCTATAATTTaaattttattatttttatgaaGATAATATAGTATGTAAAACGTAAAATTATTTTGTATTCATAAATGTACAGTTTTAAATAAACTGCagggtttttttttcttgtggAGGGCGAgcgggggttggggggttggAGCTGAATCTATCTGACAATGTTGTTTTTAAAAATGCCTCCACTTGCATTTCagcctggtttgtgtgtgttactgagatGCAGTTTGCAATTCAGTTGTTACACATCAATCGctcctttttatttatttcaaagatCTCATCAGGTTACAATTGTGTTGGTTACAATTCTTTCCAATCCCCACCATCACCATATACATACTAGCAAACTAGCAATTATGCAGGTTATTAGAACATTTGAATTTCACCTCACATCTTACAATACCTTACATCAAGTTGAATATGTTTAGTTAAGGTTTTTGCACGCTTAGAACTTATAGAAAACTATGAAACGTTCTGTCTCTACAACATTGTCTCTACTCAGTTGTGAACTGTTAATTTGTTCTCCTGTTTTTCCTCACAGCCTATGTTTTGTAAAAACAGCAGTTTATTGGTGTACCGTAAAACAAATTCACTAGTAACACCAGTTTTGCTTTGTTTTAAAATTTCAATTCTGTACATACTTTGTTTGCAATGTTATGTTGCCTGAAAATAATTGTACAAAAGGAATTTTTGAATATCTCTTTATAAAATGATCATTGTAAATTTAACCTTAACATGCTAGTAAATAAAATGCTATTCACAACAaacaaaatgtgtttatgtACAAAAACAATTGTTGTTCACCTTTTAGAGATATCAAGTCTGTATCCATTTGCCTAGCGTACAAGCCAGTTCAAGACAGAAttatttgttctttttttcttgaaGCCACTGATTTCAAGATGAGTAACTAAAGAAACAACCTAATGGTTGCTACGGAGCTGTGATAGGATGTTGTCTTAGGTTCTTCTTGCTCCTACCATCCAAAACAAGTAAGTACCCTCTAACATaggtttatatatatctatgcccTCTAACAAGGATGCATCTGTACTGGATATCATTTTATAACAATAGAACAATCCTCAGCAGAGTGGTTTGTTGTCCAAAACTTTATTTTTTTGCCAATATGACAGTGGAACTATCATCTTTTCTTCAGCATTTAGATTGGGATTCAAATGATCCCCTTTTTCAAGGAgctagtattttttttaaaacatgccTTAATTGGTCAGTGTTTTCACTGAAATAGCCAATCATTTCTCAATGTCGACCCATTTTTTTTGTTAGCCTGCAGTCCTAGGGGATGCTGTCCAGAAACTAATCACAGACTCCAAAACTATGTTTTCCAATATGAGCCTCTTCTCGCTACAACTGTCCTAAACTCCACCAGATCGTTTGAGATGCTGGGGGAAGTGTGCACGGAGAAGGCAAGTTAATTCTGCATTCATCCACAATAAACTATGTTATCTTCCATTCCCTTTTGCCTCCATTAACCGAACGGgaatctgtttttttttccaatcCGAATGTAGGCCTAATCGAATTTTCAGCACTTATTGTTGAGAACAAGTCACGTAAGAGAAGTGCTTAATTCAACCTAATTCTATCAAACGCTGCTTCAGTCCAGAAGAACCCATGGGAGTTGATGAATTTAATCAGGAATCGGGAATGTTCTTCAGCCGTTAGCACGTAGGCCTGTTCTCTACATCTCaaccatatttacatttattcatttcccATATCCCTGATatagaagaaaaacaaacacgCAGATATGTTTTAAGTGTCCATTACCATAACGCAGAACAAGCACTAAACCTATAAATATTATATGATCGTACAACATAAAGCCCATGCCCTTTGCGCTCTGTTTTTAGTTGGAGATGTGatctgtttttattttcatgcCTTGGACTGAGTTTTGGAGTAGAAAACATAATCGttttagtaattaattggtACTTCCAATCTCCTCAGGTGGATGTCATTAGAAAATACGACTTTATTCTAACTGGACATATATTTTTGATGACGTGATTCTGATTCCTCTTGACCAAAATATTTAGTGACAAATACGCCTCGATCTCCCTAGTGTCTAGATCACCGGAAGGATCTCAGATGAGAGCATTGCAGTTTGCCTGCACATCGCAGTTGGCTTTCCAGTAGGATCAAGTCGACCGGCTGCATGCATTCACGAGCACACACCCCTTTACCGGTGATGCCACCTCGGGGCAACCGCACCAATAACTCGCCGCTTTAGTCGCCTCGACTTTTGAATGGAGCAGAAAAATCTCAACGGCGGGGTTTACCCAACTCAAGCCGGAGAGAAGAAGCACAAAGTCGGTTTTGTCGGGCTCGACCCAGGGGCTCCTGAATCGAGTAGGGACGGTGCGCTGCTCATTGCAGGTTCGGACAGCCCCAAGCGGAACAGCATCCTCAGTAGACGCAGGTCCAGCGTCGCAAAAGGAAGACCATCCAGGAGAAATGCCAGTTATCGGAAACTACAAAATTTCCTGTACAATGCACTGGAGAGGCCGCGTGGATGGGCGTTCATCTACCACGCTTATGTGTAAGTAGGCTATGCTAACATCAGTCGGAGTTAGACATACATGAACAAAGCCTGCAATCAAGTGGACCTCGTCTTCAAACATCAGTCTTTGTTATACCGTGGCATGCGTATTTCAGGGCGTGGAGGAAACGATCGTATGCGTGTGGGAATGTAATCTCCAATTCTTTAGCTTGTAGCCTATAACTTAATAATGTATTTATCCGTGCATGGTGTACATGTGCCAGCCAATATCAACTTTGTGCGAAGCATGACTGAGGCAAACATGACTGCAACAAACGAGTCACTGCCTGCAATATATTCATTTTGATACTTCTTTTCATCACGTTCGTGTTATGGACGTGATCACTGATCACTGATATGTACCGTATTCAGGCTGCCTCGTGAATAATTTCTTGTGCACATTGTGCAGATTTGAGAAGTGGTCTCGAGTCATGGTACGGTGGTTTCAGCACCCTTAACGGTGGTCAGCGCCCGAGTTTAGCGCCAGTAGGCTACTTTTACCAATTCTGATGATGCGGTCATTCATGATCTAGTGTTGGAAAACCCCTAACCCTTGGAAAGCGTCTTCCAGTTTTTTTATAGTAAtgtacataattttttttatcgaATAGAGTAGTCTGCATCCTATCAAATATCAACATCCCTTTACATCCAGACTTCTGTGTTTTGGACACTGGCCAGAGAATGCGTTATTGATAAATGTGTTTGGCTTAACGCGAGCAGGCGCAAGCAAGCGAGTCGCTGTCTGAGTTGTGCGAAGTGTTGTGAGGTGTGCAATGATTTTGAAAAACAAGCATTGTGTGTTGGAATTTGGTTGAGTTAGAAGGTGACAGTTTGTTTTtgtaggtaggcctacagtTGGCCTGGTCTGTGGAGTTCTCAATCCCAGAGATCAACTGAGATGTTATAAAATAGTCATTGTTTTAGTGCTGTGCAGCCCAAATGATACACTCACTCAATTGAACCTGAGGTTACCTTTTGGGGAATTTGCTGTTTGGAAAATAAGTGATATCAAATCTGTTCGCTTTAGCCGACCCATCTAATTGTGTTTGACCTGACAGTCACAGATATTGAACTCGACTTGACGTGTCAGAAAGGTCACCTGCTTTAGGTTGTGTGTTAACTTAATCTAATGACATTCTGTATGTATTCTAATTACATTACAAGGGCTAAGTTGTGTGGATCTGTCTCAGATGCCACAACATCTTAGTGTCTCCAGAGTGACAAAGAGCCAGGTGATTAAGAACCTCCACATCAAGTGACAAAGGCCAGAGTCAGCATTCTGTGTTTTGTGTCACAGTAGCATGTTGCCACTGATGGAATGGTAGGCTACTCTATCCACGCTCCTCTCCAAAATGAGAACCCATGGAATGCAactgctgttctctctctgttccgtTTTGGTTCTACTCCCTAATACATTATTTACGTCCACCACACTTCATTGAATCTCTTAAGTCCCGTTTCACTTCCCCCCACCTTATTTATAAAACTGTCATGTGCTGACTTCACTCGAATCTTGCCATCTCAACACGAGTTTCTCCCCCTTTTTTCCATCCCGTCGTGAAATGCAGAGATGGCACTCGGCAAACAAGaaaccctctcactccctgtAGGCCCTACCTGACATAAAAGCATTTGCAATGTTTGACATGTTAAGGGATTGGCCGTCCTTCTAGTTGTGATAAACATCGCTGGGAAATAGACAGGCTTGTTTCACGCTCGTGTTGCTCGTGTGTGAAAGATCGATAGTTGAAACCCGAGTATCTGTGTTCTGTTGCTACTACTGCCGCGCCAGCTCTCCCGCTAGGccattctctctccccatctccgtCTGAGGTGCAAGGAGAGAAAATCCAAACTGTCCAACTCACGTGGTGTTGTACCCCTTTTTCGTGAAAGACGGCATCAGTCGTTGATCATTCTGGGAGGCGTGAGAATGTAAAATAGCTGGACAAAACATAGCCTCCACTACTGTACAATCTGACACTGTCGGTAACATCAGCAGCTATAGGCCTAAGCATAATTTTATTAGTGTGAGCTTTTCTGTCTAGTGGCTGCATAATTTATTTGTGGTACACATTGTCTGGACATTGGAAATTGGATTGTGTCACCTTGCTTTTATAAAAAACTATATTTTGTTATAGATGTGTTAACTGCATTCACATGTCTTCCTAGCGTCCCCTAAAGGTTTTTAGGCGATGAATCAACTGACGTTTTTCGAGGGAATTGCTGAGTTTTCGCCATAGTAAAGCTCTTGAAATACTCAACAAGGAGAATATACAGTACAGGCTTCTGAGATCACCAGATCCCCAGAAGAGATCCTGTAGGAAGCCTTTAtcaccctcagcctcccctGGAGGATGAAAGGACCCACTGCAGGTCATGATGTATTCTGCTTAGTAAGAGCCCCTTTTTCTACAATTACACTTCCAAGTCATCACAGAGAGAGTCTCGACGCTGCTGAGAAATGCAAATCGACGTTTCTTTTATTGCATTTGAGCAAAAGCACAGCTCTCAGACCTTCCCAGACCTGTCCTTTCTTGGTCTTGATTTGATCAATTCTTCTCTCACAGCTAAACCTCGTCTAGACATTTGGCAGTGAGTGGAGATGTGTCACTGTGTGAAACAGACTTGGGTTAAAAAGGATTTTCCACTAATTGCATGTAGAGTAGCAGTGCTGGGTTTGTTGCAATTCAGCTCTAatggcatgtgcgtgtgtgtgtgttttgtcagtgGTCCAACTCTGgtaagagaaggaagaggaaatgCTTACCTTACCCATAAaaccttccctctgtctctcatacaagcacacacacacacacacacacacactgtacctcgTTTGTCACACAGGTCGACATCCACCAAGGACAGTCCTTGAAGAGGAATGAAGCTAAACTTTTCTTAGTGCTTGTATCTTCCAGAACCTATTCATGTTTATGCAATCATAAACTAGCTCAGAAAAACGGTTGAAGCGTAAAATGATGCCGCATAGACATAATTTAGGATTTTTTTAAACTTGTACTAGAACTTCTACTCAGAAGTGCAggtaacatttttatttgaatGATATTCCTTTAAGATAAATGGTTGGTTGCGCAATAACGCGGATACTGTTCAAGTAGGGTGTGTCTTATTTAGTCCTATTTTCAGATACGTTCAACAGGATCGGTCTTAAAATCCCAGTTTCTATTCTTTATTTTGAGCACATAGTCAACACACACTGAGGTGAGTAGTAATAAAAAGTAGCATAGTCATGTCAGACTAAGATAAAGGAGTTAACTGTCGCCTGACTTATGACAATGAAACTGTTTTGAAAGAAGGATCAACACAGTTTGTTTTCGGTCTGTTTTCAGCAATGGCTTCCTCCAGCATTCTACTGTGTGAAGAGCAGTTCCAGTGCTCTATTTGTCTGGATGTCTTTACCAAACCCGTGTCCATACCATGTGGACACAACTTCTGCATGGCCTGTATCAGTGATTATTGGGAAGGTAGTGACCAGTGCCAGTGTCCACTTTGCAAAAGGACTTTTGATAGTGAACCAGACCTCAGTGTCAACACTTTCATTGCGGAAATGGCCGCCTTTGTGAAGCAGTCTGCTTCTGCTGCTGTTGCAAGCCTTCCTGATCAGCAACACTACGCAGAACCTGGAGGAGTGGCCTGTGATGTCTGTACTGGAAGGAAGCTCAAGGCCTTTAAGTCCTGCCTGGTGTGTCTGGCGTCATACTGTGAGACTCACCTGGAACCTCACCAGAGAGTGGCTTCCTTTATGAAGCACAAGCTGATAGAGCCTGTTGCAAACCTTGAGGACAGGGTGTGCAAAACACACGAAAGACCACTGGAGTTCTTCTGTAAGACTGACAGGGAGTATGTGTGTCAATTCTGCACAGAGATGGACCACAAGGCCCACAATGCCGTGCTCATCGAGAAAGAATGTGGCCTGAGGAAGGTGTGGCTTGGGAATACTAAGTCTAAAGTTCAAAAAGAGATCAGTGATCGACTTCAGAAGATAAAGGAGATTGAGAGTGCCCTAGGACTGAGTAAAAGAAATgcagagaaagaggtggaggaaagtATTGAAGTCTTTGCTTCCCTCGTGCGCTACATTGAGAGATGCCAGTCTGCACTTGTCGAAAACGTTTTGAAGAAACAGGAGGCAAAGGAGAAATGGGC comes from Hypomesus transpacificus isolate Combined female chromosome 2, fHypTra1, whole genome shotgun sequence and encodes:
- the LOC124482284 gene encoding E3 ubiquitin-protein ligase TRIM39-like — its product is MASSSILLCEEQFQCSICLDVFTKPVSIPCGHNFCMACISDYWEGSDQCQCPLCKRTFDSEPDLSVNTFIAEMAAFVKQSASAAVASLPDQQHYAEPGGVACDVCTGRKLKAFKSCLVCLASYCETHLEPHQRVASFMKHKLIEPVANLEDRVCKTHERPLEFFCKTDREYVCQFCTEMDHKAHNAVLIEKECGLRKVWLGNTKSKVQKEISDRLQKIKEIESALGLSKRNAEKEVEESIEVFASLVRYIERCQSALVENVLKKQEAKEKWAEGLVKELELEITNLKKRRVELEQFSCNEDPFNLLKNLQSLGNSPPIKSWSHVKVYNHLPGGTIRKFMSQLVETLGDELKTLCGAELKAMQRYTVDVTLGQDAANPKPVLFHGRKKFTRKPYIFEFDEGGFDSMSSVLGKEGYSSGRFYFEVHVERKWEWSVGVVRESINWEGNIKLSPVNGCWTVGLIRQNEYVANVGNGIHLALRKNPKKVGVYVDYEEGEVSFYDVKEKSLMYSFTSCTFTERIFPFLRS